A DNA window from Shewanella baltica contains the following coding sequences:
- a CDS encoding glycerate kinase, with protein sequence MQYRIYILELTPCGNDVEGEVAGKCDNGAPIWFYYQGSAQKARMRFPVNQWVTAELLGQLASVQVDIIEQAPRLPIQLNFETSGQIVDISQTPEDTIYLSHSNLALPFDNELGKSPISLGHWVNVTGELWVTNGMN encoded by the coding sequence ATGCAGTATCGGATCTATATACTCGAGCTAACTCCATGTGGCAATGATGTTGAAGGTGAAGTCGCAGGTAAATGCGACAATGGCGCGCCGATTTGGTTTTATTACCAAGGCAGCGCTCAAAAGGCAAGAATGCGCTTTCCGGTTAACCAATGGGTGACGGCTGAATTACTCGGCCAACTAGCAAGTGTTCAAGTTGACATCATTGAGCAAGCTCCACGCCTACCAATTCAATTGAACTTTGAAACTTCAGGACAAATCGTCGACATCAGCCAAACACCCGAAGATACGATTTACCTGTCGCACTCAAACCTTGCACTCCCCTTTGATAATGAACTTGGCAAATCCCCTATTTCGCTCGGTCACTGGGTCAATGTGACGGGCGAGCTTTGGGTAACAAATGGAATGAATTGA